In Lodderomyces elongisporus chromosome 2, complete sequence, the following proteins share a genomic window:
- the mug86_3 gene encoding Meiotically up-regulated protein 86 protein, with protein sequence MTSVSSSSNKTNNSIEDHDHHTDKVNKIQYAGDNQEYVIINRQKYYRHELMAAFGGYLNPGASPYPKININPAPLGLSAFATTTFVLSLINAQAMGITVPNVVVSLACFYGGAVQFLAGCIEFVTGNTFGFTALTSYGAFWLSYAAIFIESFDIAASYTDSQELENAVGFFLIGWAIFTLILFLNTLKSTVAFSSLFFFLFVTFLLLGGGAFSGHVGVTRAGGVIGVITAFIAWYNAFAGTATRYNSYITARPIPLPGNFLSHK encoded by the coding sequence ATGACTTCTGTATCTTCATCCtccaacaaaacaaacaactcCATAGAAGACCACGACCACCACACCGACAAGGTAAACAAAATCCAGTATGCCGGCGACAACCAAGAGTacgtcatcatcaacagACAAAAGTACTACAGACATGAGTTGATGGCCGCCTTTGGTGGTTACTTGAACCCGGGTGCCTCTCCATACCCAAAGATCAACATCAACCCCGCCCCACTCGGCTTGTCCGCTTTCGCTACCACCACTTTTGTCTTGAGCTTGATCAATGCTCAAGCAATGGGCATCACAGTGCCCAACGTGGTTGTCTCGTTGGCTTGCTTTTATGGAGGTGCAGTACAATTCCTCGCTGGATGCATCGAATTTGTCACTGGTAACACATTTGGTTTCACTGCACTTACATCCTACGGTGCATTTTGGTTGAGCTACGCAGCAATCTTTATCGAAAGCTTTGACATTGCAGCCTCATACACTGACTCACAAGAACTCGAAAATGCCGTGGGCTTCTTTTTGATAGGCTGGGCCATCTTCACATTGATTTTATTCTTGAACACCTTGAAATCAACCGTTGCATTTAGCagccttttctttttcttgtttgtcACTTTTTTGCTCCTCGGAGGTGGCGCCTTTTCAGGCCACGTTGGAGTCACACGCGCTGGAGGTGTCATTGGAGTCATCACCGCCTTTATCGCTTGGTACAATGCATTCGCCGGTACCGCCACACGCTACAACTCGTACATCACCGCAAGACCAATCCCATTGCCAGGAAATTTCCTTTCTCACAAATGA
- the AIM24 gene encoding Altered inheritance of mitochondria protein 24, mitochondrial has translation MIRSRQKVSSLVTWTLKRSIVVNAVSASSVDPSFSTMANTTNVAANTNLNKTTTEPGNIRNAPQLSISQTLENAEFIALGTPPTLLTVHSPPSVPLFVRRGALTSIYGLKSTSNTTPTYGSSSSSSSSSSSSSSSTATSFTSSSTSSTQPLIRNTLEFPLWWDRFRFNGGHILSYQKLISTVPFSTLISSSSSSSSSSSKYGDVKSFANLILDGSSDWAILNKTAIQAYTGNSLSISMHKLPKYISKSLAKFLNISRIETGLWSFWNSGYTLLSGRGHVGVVGSGGVYQLQLAEDEEILIRKSAILGVTVNGPFDLENCIIKNDVTTTSYLPQEGEQNHKVKVKLNVEERPQGKQVLVQPSAWDQIVLGSKLALNWTRSVWHYQKVFFNRISIILSRFLLGNAEFVKVVGPRNILIQASPHLKQTQKDTRRSFGGSNSEEITQLNEKLVFIEPQINPESGSKSKSNDYLSYVEIDPKKGAVFQNTPNFRDSI, from the coding sequence ATGATAAGATCTCGGCAGAAGGTGCTGAGTCTTGTGACATGGACCTTGAAAAGATCAATTGTAGTGAACGCAGTATCGGCTTCCTCCGTTGacccttctttttctaccATGGccaacaccaccaatgTTGCTGCTAATACAAATTTGAACAAAACTACAACTGAGCCTGGGAACATCCGAAACGCTCCGCAATTAAGCATACTGCAAACATTGGAAAATGCCGAATTCATAGCATTGGGAACACCGCCGACGCTTCTCACTGTGCATTCGCCCCCATCGGTGCCTCTATTCGTTCGTAGAGGAGCACTAACATCAATCTATGGACTCAAGTCAACATCAAATACCACACCAACTTACGgctcttcctcttcatcatcatcatcttcttcttcttcttcttcttccacgGCCACTTCGTTCACTTCCTCACTGACATCATCAACACAACCATTGATTCGAAATACATTGGAGTTTCCGTTATGGTGGGATAGATTCAGATTTAATGGCGGTCACATCCTCTCGTATCAAAAACTAATTTCAACGGTGCCATTTTCCACACTTATaagtagtagcagcagcagcctGAGCTCCTCCAGCAAATATGGCGATGTGAAATCATTTGCCAATTTGATCCTCGATGGTTCATCCGATTGGGCTATTTTAAACAAAACTGCCATTCAAGCATACACTGGCAACTCACTTTCAATAAGTATGCATAAACTACCAAAATACATCTCAAAAAGTTTGGCCAAGTTTTTAAACATTAGCAGGATCGAAACGGGGCTCTGGTCATTTTGGAATTCTGGGTACACATTGCTAAGTGGTAGAGGTCATGTCGGTGTTGTCGGCAGCGGAGGGGTATACCAGTTGCAATTGGCAGAAGACGAGGAAATCTTGATTAGAAAAAGTGCAATTTTGGGTGTCACCGTTAACGGCCCGTTTGATTTAGAAAATTGTATCATAAAGAACGatgtaacaacaacactgTATTTGCCCCAAGAAGGTGAACAAAACCACAAAGTAAAGGTTAAGTTGAATGTTGAGGAGAGACCTCAAGGAAAGCAAGTACTAGTCCAACCATCTGCATGGGATCAGATAGTTCTTGGAAGCAAGTTGGCTCTCAACTGGACAAGACTGGTTTGGCATTACCAAAAAGTATTTTTCAATAGAATTTCTATCATTCTAAGTAGATTTTTGTTGGGTAATGCAGAATTTGTGAAAGTGGTTGGCCCGAGAAATATACTAATTCAGGCGAGTCCCCATTTGAAACAGACTCAAAAAGATACAAGACGTTCCTTCGGTGGAAGTAATAGTGAAGAAATAACTCAGTTAAATGAAAAGCTTGTCTTCATTGAACCTCAAATCAACCCCGAATCAGGATCGAAATCGAAATCTAATGATTACTTGAGCTACGTAGAAATAGATCCCAAGAAAGGTGcagttttccaaaacacGCCGAATTTTAGAGAcagtatttga
- the AYR1 gene encoding NADPH-dependent 1-acyl dihydroxyacetone phosphate reductase: MSDRKKVALVTGASSGIGFATAIEFAKKGYIVFAGARRLEPMQKLKDEYGINIFKLDVSDLNSVQQAKEYIKNQTGSEYLDFLYNNAGQSCTFPATDVTDEQIKQCFEVNVYGPMRIVREFIPLLINAKGVIGFTGSVSGIVPFPFSCVYSATKAAIHQYAAVLRLELKPFGVRVINIVTGGVKTDIEDKRSLPPSSLYNVSGIDFAFNERRQMAARNKPMPAHIYAKKVVGDFETAQLGGTLNYYRGRMAIFLSFVLTFVPRRIVEWGLVRKFKLSSVFQTIHEIYSKKKLA; encoded by the coding sequence ATGTCTGATCGAAAAAAAGTAGCCTTGGTAACCGGCGCCTCGTCGGGAATTGGCTTTGCCACGGCAATTGAGTTTGCCAAAAAAGGGTACATTGTATTTGCCGGAGCAAGAAGATTGGAACCCATGCAAAAGTTGAAGGATGAATACGGAATTAACATATTCAAGCTAGACGTGAGCGACTTGAACAGCGTCCAGCAGGCTAAAGAGTACATCAAGAACCAAACAGGGAGCGAATATTTGGATTTTCTCTATAACAATGCAGGCCAATCATGTACATTCCCCGCCACCGATGTTACTGATgaacaaataaaacaatGCTTTGAAGTCAACGTATACGGCCCCATGAGAATAGTACGAGAGTTTATCCCCTTGTTGATCAATGCCAAGGGCGTCATTGGCTTTACTGGCTCCGTTAGCGGAATTGTCCCTTTTCCATTCTCGTGCGTTTATTCCGCTACAAAGGCTGCTATCCACCAATACGCAGCAGTGTTGAGATTGGAGTTGAAACCATTTGGTGTTAGGGTGATCAATATCGTGACTGGAGGCGTTAAGACAGATATCGAGGACAAGAGGTCTCTACCACCATCATCGCTTTACAATGTTTCCGGCATAGACTTTGCCTTTAACGAACGTAGACAGATGGCTGCACGAAACAAACCTATGCCCGCACATATCTACGCCAAAAAAGTCGTTGGAGACTTTGAAACCGCCCAGTTGGGTGGCACACTAAACTACTATCGCGGTAGAATGGCCATATTTTTATCATTTGTCTTGACGTTTGTGCCTAGAAGAATAGTGGAATGGGGCTTGGTACGGAAATTCAAGTTGAGTCTGGTGTTTCAAACAATCCACGAGATTTACTCCAAAAAGAAGTTGGCTTGA